aagggagaagcagGAGAGAATAACTATTGTATATTTTGCCATTAATAAAAGTTAAAGTAAGAGAATTATGTGATTTAcataaaaagtttatttataaatgtgtgtgtatgtggaagTACACACATTCagatttagaatttaaatttatatctttGGTACTTAGCCTTAACAtgtcaatatttttctctctcttgttgATATTTTCTATGGAGAATTCTGTGGTATATTATTCCAAGCTAGAAAACCAGGAGAAGGGTGACTTTCAATCCTACCTTGTGGTTTATATAACTCGAGATGACTACTGTTGTCAGTTTGTTAGAGAGGCAAGTCTTCAAGGGAGGCTATTGTGAAAATGCTGTGCTTCTTTCCCCACAGTTCAGTGAAAGCCAGGACACAGAAAATGAGTCAAACCAACTTCTATCCCCCAATTCACCTCTGTCTTCCTCAGCAGTCAAAGTTATAGCCAATCAGACTTCACTTAGCCAGGCCACCAATGGGAATTCTTCAGCTGCAGAAGATGCAGTAAGGACAGGGGGACCCCTCTCTGCTGATAAAAACCACAGCCTGCCCATTGGGGGTGCATCTGAACCTATGGAGGGAAGACCAAACAACTCTCCAAGTACTGAGGCTCCACAGAACTCTTTATCACCTCTCTCAAAGGTAAAACAGCACTATAGTGATAGCAGTGGGGAGACCCATCAGCCCCTGCCCATCACCACTCTACCTCAAAGCTCCAGGGCAGCCTCCAGTTTTTCTTTACAAGACAGAGCAACAATCGCCAAGATCTCTCATTCATCTTTAACTCAATCTTTAGACTCCAAAGTAGATCCCACATCTGTGCTATATGAGAGGACAGACAGTGATTCCAATATGCCTCTTATACGCAGCATAGAGAATGTGAAGCCAATGGCTACGAGAAACATGGTAGATGTCACCACTGATGAAATGGAGGAAATTATCCTTGAGGACCAAGAAACTGAAACCATATAACAGAATGATGATGCAGCAAAGGATATCAGGTTTTCATTTGACAATTCTAGCCCAGAAATTAGGGGGAAATATTATTCTGCTCTCTCAAACACAGACTATGACCCAGAGGTGAAACAGACTCTTTTTGATGACAATATTAAAGCTGCTATCATCAGCACTCCTCTCTGGCCCAAAACAGCTGTTTCCACAATCAAGGAAGTTCCAATGGACTCAACTATAAAACCTGATATTCTACCTGCTGAGAAAGCCCTTCCCAAAGAAACTGAGGATTCCACACTTACAATGGATTACATCAAAACCAAACATGGTTCTACTACCATGGAGGGAACAGTCCCTGGCAAGCCCATCCTACAAACAGCTAATATTTTTAAGTCTGATGTTTCTTCTGCCAAATTGCAAGATACTTTCCATGAAAAAGACTCACTCCCTTATGTCACAAGGCAACTATCAGagttttcaattaaaaattcaaCAAAGATTAAACATGCTGCTACACCAGAATGGCAAATCACTGGAAGTGATCACAATGTGCTTCCACTAGAAACTACTTCCTTTTCAGTTGTTCCTACCACAGCAACAACTGACCCTATCAGTGGTAAACCCAAGACAACTTCCAttgtgaatggaaatcatgcccCTCAGAATGGTGATGTATCTGAATTTAGGAGTGATGGAAAACACACTATTCTTGAGGATACTAGGAGAATAACTGCCTTTCCTgcttctaaagaaaataatgttgaTATCACCAAAGATGAATCTGAAGATGGCAAAACCTTTGGATATGAAGTGATTCCTTATGTAGAGAGAATAACTACAATAGATGGAGACAACTTTCTCCAAGGAGAAAAGTATATCTCCAATGATGACCtatttatagattttttcatCCTCTAGTGATGATGTCTTTGATGTTTTGATTATTGAGGAagactttatttttctagaaACAGATGATACCGGTCCCTTCCCAGATATCTTTGCAAATCCACCTAACCTAAATGTATTTGAGGTTCCTGTAGGTTACTTTGTTAGTGATGCCACAGAGTTTTTTTCCCTGAAACACCTGCTccagatttaaaagaaattattctggGACAACGCAGTATGGCTGTTCCTGGTACTACTTCCATTTTACCTAAAATTTCTTATCCTGGGAGAAAAAGAAGCATCCACAAGACTACTGCCACTAATGCTGACTCTTCCTTCACCCCAGCATATACAATGCCCTTAATATCCAACAATATTGAACCTGCTATGAATACCATTACCTTTGAAGATGAAGGAATCAAGGTTACAAAAAGTATCCCATCTTCTTCTAATGATAAACTTTCTCTTGGAGGAAGGATTACAACCCAGGCAACTCATTTAAAATCTCAAGAAGTTGACAACAATAATATTGTGGCTGAAATAAGCAGTTCACAGAAGGGTACTCACAATGTAATTTCTGCTTCTTATTCTGGCCCTATCAATAACACCGATGAGGCAGTTGAATTTGCAAGAAGTCCAACTACATACCAAGCCATCTCAATTATAAACAAAGCCACTCTTAGAGAAGTCAAGGCCCCTGCTTTCTCAACTGAGAACATTGAGCCCAATGACGGCCTTGCTAGCTCCAGGGTCAACACTTCTCCTTCCATGGGAGACAAGGTCATACTGACAACTGCTGATGCTCCAAGGATCCTTAAATATGATTCCATGACTGAGAAAGCTCAAAGTCCTTTTCTTAGGAAATCAGCACAAATGGAGACAATCAGAAACAAATCTATGTCTGTTCAAAGTCCTGTTGTTCCCCCAAAAGCAGAAATTCTTCTGCCAGCCAACACTGCTCAGGGGAAATTTCATGCCAGCTACAGTATGCCTGCTCCAGCTGCTGTCATGGTGCCAGGGAACAACACAATAGTAAATGACACCTCTAGCCTTTTACCTGACAACACAGCCATACTGAACAGCAGAATTCTTCCTTCACCTGCTCCTGATTCTTCTAGAAGAAAGAGCAGAAACATGTATGATATAAAACAATATGACTTGGAGAAAGACAAACTTACTGAACCAGAAACACTTCCTCTAATAAAAGGGTTCACAACAGCAAAGACAAATGATGTCATTCCACCAACAAAAAATGTGAGAGCAAATGGAGAAAGGATGACCACTTCACATCATTACAATATCCTTAAGGACTATTATGGCTCTGTTTCTGAAGATTCCATGACAGGCCTTAAAAGAGATGACACCAACCCCATTCTAGATGTCATTGAACTCACATTTGGCCCAGATGGATATGAGGCTCAAATTCTTAACTCTCTGTCTAGGATTATTACTATTTCAAGTGATGAAGGTATTATTGAAAACCACCCCAACATTTTTATTAGTGAGGATAATTCTGGCCCTGAAGCAAATAAAAGTAATCTCATAGGAGATCCTGCCAACTTGAAGGCTGTGAATCCTAAAACCATGGATAATGTCATCTTTAGTCACATTAAAAGTTATATCCCAGCATCTCTAGAAATAGTAGCTGTAGCAGCCAATGATGTGGATTTCCTTCCAGAAATGCCTAATCCAAgagtgaaaaaaattcttcactcTTCTGTTCCAGATGCTGACCTCAAGATGCTATACATTACTGATAGTACTGGTTCCAATGCCAGTAGAATCAATCCCAGGCAGAAAACACCTGTCTCCTCTGATAATGCCACAGGACCCATGGATCACACAAGAGTCCATGCCACAACCACTGCTGCTGATGTCAAGGCCCATGCTCAGGCAGATGAACATCAGTGGCCGAAATAACCAACCCCCAGGACAACATTCCAGCATTTGAAGGCATTGCCTACATGAATGATGGTACTGAAATTCTCAGAGACTGGGAGGCAGCAGCTATTGTCCCTAATACATACACTGAAGCAAGAAACAACCAGGCCATTTCTGAAGGAAACTCTGCTTTGTCCACAGGATATGCTGGTCAATTGTCAGCTAATCATAATACTACCCTACCTGATCAAATTCAGACAGTTTCCCTTGAGTCCTCAGCAGGTGATGCCATTGCAACACCcacagaaagaaggaaggtggAATCTGAAAAACCATTCACCACTGACAACAGCACCGCCACCTACACCTTTCAAAACCCTGACACCATGGTTCATGTCTCTGGACCTGAGTATGAAATAATTATAGAGGAAGACTCAAGATATGAAcctgaaggaagagaagaggagaaagatggTAAAAATACCATGGAGGTAGCAGCTATTAccccatttttttcatatgatagcaCTATCCAAAGGGAGAATCTTATACCTGAAGTTTATTGGATTAATTCTGAAGATGACACAGCCTTTGAACTTGATCCAAATGGATTTCTGACTTTTGGGGAATATTCCTTAGCTAAGACTGCAAACTCTCCACCTGAAAGAACTGCTTCTGAGTTTGAAGAAACTGTTATTGTAAACAAGGATGGTCTACCTGATATGCCTCCTGTTATCCTTCCTGATATTCCggacagagagaggaaaagaaataccCTAACGAATGGTCCTCCCATTGCTCCAGTGAAGGTCAAGATGCCCATGCCAAGCAGCAGGGACCTTGGTCTACCTTCCATCAAAAAAGAAGCTTTTCCATCAAAGGCCAAAGACTCCTTGGATATCAAAACTGACCAAGGAGAGGATCCCAATGAAACTTCTGAGGCAGAGAAAAAGACAATGCAAAAGGAAGTTGCTGCCCCTGTGACTTTTACCACTGCTCCAGAAGCTGGCAGCTCCTTTAAAGATGCAAAACCTGCACACTACATTGATAACACAGGGCCTACAAAAAGAAGCATAGCAACTGCACCAAAGGCTACTGCTCCTTTTGCTGGATACATTATACCTGAAGATGATGACAACACTGTTTATGGGGCAAATTCTGCAAATTCTGGCGAAATTGATCCTGATGGAGACTCTCCTTTAGCCTCAAAAGACACAAGATCCCCTAAGGTAGCCAGCACTGGTCCAGTTCACACTACCTCCCTTCTTGAAGATAAAGATGGTTCCAGGCTTGTCCCAAAAAGGGAGGTTAGTGCCAAATCTCCTGAACAAGAGAACAAAACTGCTGAGATGGACATGGTTACTGGACAGCATACCATATCTCCTGTGACTACCTTCACAGCTCTTGCTGATGTCAAGAGACTtgatacaaagaaggaaaaagaagatacAAGACATCTGGATGCCAATGCAACAATTCCACATAGAGAGCAGACCTCTACCATGGTGGATGAGCAAACTCCTACTTCTTCCTCTGAATACACCCAGTTGAACAAGGAATCCAAAAGACCCCCTTCAGCAACCAGCACTGATGCAATTCCCCAAACCACCCCCCTTGAAAATAAAGATGGCTCCAGACTCCTTGCCAAAGATCACCCTGCAAAGACTGGGGTTGGTTCCAAGTCTCCTGAACAGAAGAATAATACTGCTGTGATGGAAATGGTTAATTTCCAGCATGCCATATCTCCAGTGACGTCCTTCACAGCTCCTACTGATGTCAGGAGACTCTATCCATATACAGAAAATGAAGATACAAGAGACTTCAATGCCAATGAAGCAATTCCACCTAGAGGCAAGATCCCTACCATGGTGGATGAGGAAACTACTACTTTTTCCTCTGAATATACCCAATCAAACAGGGAATCCAGAAGACCACCTTCAGCAACCAGCACTGATTCAGTTCCCACTAACACCACTCTTGAAGGTAAAGATGGCTCCAGGCTTGTCCCAAACAGGGAGGTTACTGCCAAATCTCCTGAACAAGAGAACAAAACTGCTGTGATGGAAATGGCTACTGGACAGTATCCCATATCTCCAGTGACTTCCTTAAACAGGAGAAGGTATAAAAATGTaggagacaaagatgaagaaGACTTAAGACTCcaacacaggaattccaattacAGGGAACACCCCTACCATGGTGGCTGAGGATACTTCTATGTTACCCTCTGAATATAGCCAGTTTAACAAGGAATCTAGAACATCCCCTACAGGAGCCAGTACTAGACCAGCTCCCACTACCACCCCGGTTGAAGGAAAAGATGGTTCCATGCTCATTCCTGAAGATCAGCCTACAAACAGTGTGGTGACTGCCAAATCCCCAGAACAGGAGAACAAGACTGCTGAGATGGAAATGGCTAATGGACAGGATACCATGTCTCCAGGGACTTACTTCACTGCTCCTGCTGGTATCAGGGGACTccatacagagagagaaaaagaagatacaAGACACTTGGAAGCCAATGCAACAATTCCACTTAGAGGAAAGACCCCTACAATGGGGGATGAGGAAACTACTTTTTCCTCTGAATATACACAATCGAACAGGGAATCCAGAAGACCCCCTTCAGCAACCAGCATTAATCCAGTTCCTACTTCCACCCCTCTTGAAGGTAAAGATGGCTCTAGACTCCTTGATGAAGATGACCTTACAAAGAGTATGGTTGGTGCCAAATTTCCTGAACAGGAGAATAAAACTGCTGTGATGGAAATGGCTAATCCCCCACATCCCATATTTCCAGTGACTTCCTTCCCAGCTCTTGCAGAAGTCAGGAAGTTTTATAGAAATATAGGAAATGAAGATTCAACAAACTTGGCTGCCAATGCATCAATTCCATTTATAGGGAAGGTCCCTAACATGGTGGCTAAGAAGACTATGTTTCCCTCTGAATATATCCAACCTAGCAGAGAATCTACTGCTTCTGAAGTGGGAACTACACTGTCCACAGGAGACAGTCTATCAAAAATTCTCACCAATCCTATCCCTGAGCACCTTGTCCCTTCTGATAAACCACAGATAAATTACCTTGGAAAAGATATGACACCAACTACTGCTGAGGCCCTAGAACTTGGGGCTGACAAATCTCTTCTGAATGACATGGTCCCTTTGGGCTGGCCTCTCACTGAAAGGAAAGCAGTCATTCCTGCCCTCCCCTCGTTACCCTCTCTTCTTCTAGATGATTACAGCACATCCACCATCAAGGCCATCTACCCAAAGCAAGCTGCAACTACTGCTAGAAAAGAAGACACTATAAGAGCCATGGTACCAGACATTTTAGATACTTCTACCAATGTCCCAGAAGCAGATATTAAAGTTATAACTGATCCCTCTAATTTTCAACCTGATATTATTGTAAAGGAATCTGCTTCTATGGAATATGTTGAAATTCCCTATGTAAAGGAAGATACCTTATCAGAGGACAATTATGTCTCTCTGGCAGAAGAAAACACCTCCAACCATGATTTGATGACCCTTGTCCCTGATAACAATGTCTCTGCCTATGTCACTGAGGATTACACCATTGCCCCTCCAAGCCCCATTATAAACATGCCTACTCTCCCATATGAGCCATCTGAGCTGGGGACTTATGCATCCTACAACAAGGCTGATAGTTCATACTCCTCTTCTGAAATAGTTCCTGCCAATTCTAAACTGACAAACTCTACAGAAACCAGCCATACTGCTATCCTTGAGTATGAACCACCTGATTCTGAGACTCATACCACCAAATTGAAACCTGTGACTCCTAGGACCATGGCTTATTCTAGCCCTGATGGAAATAAGAAAATATcttcaaaatttctaaaaatggCCACTATGGAACAAGACAATAAAGTTGTAGATGATACTACCACCTTTCTGCCAGAGACATctaattcaagaaagaaaaaaaatgatttttcagttGTTGTCAACCCAGACACTGGGTTCCCTAAGGAAGAGAGTAGAACTTTTACAATGAACAACTTTGGCTCTGCAGGGGAACCTGCCCAcatcaaaaataaagaagttttaaaCACAAAGAATATCACAGCAGTTCCTTCAACTCCAGAAAGAAACACCAGTGTCACAACAGCTGAAGCACCATCCTTGAAAGACAACTCACAAACTTTGGGGAGCGAATTATCTACTTCACAGGATGATGCTATTCCTTCAGTGCTGTTTACATTCCCTGGAGCAGACAGAATTTCTGATAGAGGTGAAAACATGGAAATGGGTACTTACATGGTCACCAGAACAAATATGCCTGCTCCAGCGGAAATGACTTCCTTTGGTGCCCTTTCCACTCAAGATGGTTCTCTCATTCCTAGAGTAGATATTGCTATATCCCTAGACAACAATCCTTTACAAACTCATAAAGACCCTAGCCTTACTCCTCATGCCAAGATTGATAGTGCTGCAGCTTCTCAACAGGGGAATGATGAGGATTTGCTAGATGACTTATTTATATTGTCAGAGGAAACAGAGACAGTGGTTGAACAAATGGAAACTTCTATAGAGGATGACACAGCCAGCTTACCTGAAATATCCCTCCTTAGTAATAATGCCAATCCTATAGCATCAGAAGACAATGCAATTCAGGTAAAAGAAAGTCTTTCATACAATACTGATTTAATTGGAGGGGATAAATCTACTACCAAGGATAATTATATTGGaccaaataattatatatatattggacCAAATGTTGGTGACCTTAACATAGCCATGAATTCTGGCCTGACCAGCACAAAGGGACTTGAAACCAAAGTTTGGAGGGATCTCATTACTGTCATGGAGAAAAATGGTGAGGATGAATTTTATGATAACAATCTTTTAACTGAAAAAGCCAAAGTTCCTAAGGAGACCATAACCATAACTGATGTAATCACAGGTGGAATTAAAACAACTCCTCAAGAAATCAAAGCTGTGGAAGAGGGTAACAGGGCTGCTGTTAAGGTGGCTTCCATTGAGTCTGACATGCACGACTCAGGGACAACAACAAACAGCCACAAGGGGAATCACATTGCTTCTGATTGGGATTCCAACAGCCTCATGACTGAGAGCACCAGTCTTGCTGAAACTACCACCTCTCTTAAAAACCAGGAAACAACCATCCCAAAAGATATCAGATTCTCTATGTCTAATACCACTGACCTCAGAGCAGAGCCTATGATCACAACAATTGATGTCACATCAGAAGAAAAAGAGGACAATGCAATGATAGAAATAATTGATTTAgaggacaatgttatccccatgtCCTTCTTCATTTCTGACAAGATTGAAGACATGGAATCAGTAAGTAATTCAGGTGTAACAGATACTATCACACCTGAAGAAGACACCATGTCCATGCTTGCAGCCTCTACCCTCTACACCGGATACATTAAACCTGAAGATGACACCACTGTTTCTGGGGCAAATTCTGCTCCTGTGTCCATAGGTAACACCTCTTTATTAAAAGATGCCACTATTGAGGATACCCAAGAAACTCTTCCTTTGAAGAAAACATCACTGGGTAATGCTGATTTATCTATGTCAAGGGAATCAAGTCCTGTTTCTGAAAAGCCTTTAACTGTTAATGGGGCTCCTATCCCAGAAGGGAATGTCACCAATGCTCAACGTGAACTCCAGGCCCTAGAATCAACACTTCCTCTAGCTGATTCTACTTTCTTGGCAAGAAAGCCTGCCAACACTAACCCTGATGCAGTTGGCACAGTAAAAGAAGACCCCGTCACTGAGATGGCCACCCCTGGTGAAAAGCTGCCCTCTCCTAACACAGCTATCTCTGCAGATGCTACCCATAATTTGAAGGAAGACATCAACTTTATGACTGAAATTGCTAGATATAAAGCTGACAGTCCTATAGAGATTATTTCTGATAATCAAGAAGTAGCATTTCACAGGAAAGAGGATGCTATAGCAGAAGCtactcaggaagaagaaaatactCCATACACCATTGACTTTTCACCCTATATAGGAAGAAGCAATATCCTGAATGGCAATGAATTAGTCCCTCAGGATTATTCTGTTTTTCCCAAGAGAGATGTCAGTTCTATCTCTGAAGTGGATAAAATCACACCTGATCTATCCCAATTTGCTCAACCAGCCAATCCACAGAACAGCATTCCTGTTAAGACTTCCTTTTCTGTTGCTGGGGCCAACAGAATTTCCTTTGGAAAACACAACTCTGAAACTCTGTCCTACTCAGATTTAGTAGGTGATATGTCTTCCTTGGCACAGGCCAATTCAATAATGGACAAAGTGCCAATTTCTGCTTCTTTATTGAATAGACCTGGAGATGACTTTCTCACCTCTGGAAGTGGGATGGCTAAATCCAATGAAGATACCACTCTGTTTGTAGACACAGACGGTATTGTTGAAGATAAACTCACTAGAGGAAAAGTTCAAGGCACCCTCCAGGAAAAAGATGGCTCTTTGACTAAACCGAAAACGGCAAAATCCTATCTTTTAAATCCAATGACTGATCATTCTGCTCCCATGAATAATCTTGAGAACCTGGAAGGGTCAATTACTAAAACTCCAACTCAGCTTCATGCTTTCCCATTGGATGCTTCCAGAGAGAACACTCTTTACAGTATTGATTCCACATACACTGAATatgatccatttattcctaaggaGCACCCCACCGCTAAGATGTCATTTGATGCCATTTCTACTTCACTTGGAAGTCCTTCCCTTGGAAAAAAGTTCCCTGTGACCAGTGCTGCTACACTATTGACTGAAGATTCACCTCCAACTCCCACAATAGATATCACTAGAAACATAACAGAAACAACTATTTTCCCCATGGTTGATAACACTACCCCTACAGTACAAATCGCTATCACTTCAGGGGGCCATGTTACACCAGTGGATGGCTCTACTTCAGAGAGTGACCTTGTTACCACCACTGTCAACCTCATGACCACTTTGGGCAACTTCATCAGCTCTGTGGCAGACAAACTTACTCATCTGAAGGAAATACCAAGACCAGAATTTAACACTAAGCAACACAGCATTGAAGCACCTACTGCTGATGTAGGTGTCTCTGCTCTGACTAACACTGCCAGCACACACTC
The Macrotis lagotis isolate mMagLag1 chromosome 3, bilby.v1.9.chrom.fasta, whole genome shotgun sequence genome window above contains:
- the CABS1 gene encoding calcium-binding and spermatid-specific protein 1 — protein: MLPSEYSQFNKESRTSPTGASTRPAPTTTPVEGKDGSMLIPEDQPTNSVVTAKSPEQENKTAEMEMANGQDTMSPGTYFTAPAGIRGLHTEREKEDTRHLEANATIPLRGKTPTMGDEETTFSSEYTQSNRESRRPPSATSINPVPTSTPLEGKDGSRLLDEDDLTKSMVGAKFPEQENKTAVMEMANPPHPIFPVTSFPALAEVRKFYRNIGNEDSTNLAANASIPFIGKVPNMVAKKTMFPSEYIQPSRESTASEVGTTLSTGDSLSKILTNPIPEHLVPSDKPQINYLGKDMTPTTAEALELGADKSLLNDMVPLGWPLTERKAVIPALPSLPSLLLDDYSTSTIKAIYPKQAATTARKEDTIRAMVPDILDTSTNVPEADIKVITDPSNFQPDIIVKESASMEYVEIPYVKEDTLSEDNYVSLAEENTSNHDLMTLVPDNNVSAYVTEDYTIAPPSPIINMPTLPYEPSELGTYASYNKADSSYSSSEIVPANSKLTNSTETSHTAILEYEPPDSETHTTKLKPVTPRTMAYSSPDGNKKISSKFLKMATMEQDNKVVDDTTTFLPETSNSRKKKNDFSVVVNPDTGFPKEESRTFTMNNFGSAGEPAHIKNKEVLNTKNITAVPSTPERNTSVTTAEAPSLKDNSQTLGSELSTSQDDAIPSVLFTFPGADRISDRGENMEMGTYMVTRTNMPAPAEMTSFGALSTQDGSLIPRVDIAISLDNNPLQTHKDPSLTPHAKIDSAAASQQGNDEDLLDDLFILSEETETVVEQMETSIEDDTASLPEISLLSNNANPIASEDNAIQVKESLSYNTDLIGGDKSTTKDNYIGPNNYIYIGPNVGDLNIAMNSGLTSTKGLETKVWRDLITVMEKNGEDEFYDNNLLTEKAKVPKETITITDVITGGIKTTPQEIKAVEEGNRAAVKVASIESDMHDSGTTTNSHKGNHIASDWDSNSLMTESTSLAETTTSLKNQETTIPKDIRFSMSNTTDLRAEPMITTIDVTSEEKEDNAMIEIIDLEDNVIPMSFFISDKIEDMESVSNSGVTDTITPEEDTMSMLAASTLYTGYIKPEDDTTVSGANSAPVSIGNTSLLKDATIEDTQETLPLKKTSLGNADLSMSRESSPVSEKPLTVNGAPIPEGNVTNAQRELQALESTLPLADSTFLARKPANTNPDAVGTVKEDPVTEMATPGEKLPSPNTAISADATHNLKEDINFMTEIARYKADSPIEIISDNQEVAFHRKEDAIAEATQEEENTPYTIDFSPYIGRSNILNGNELVPQDYSVFPKRDVSSISEVDKITPDLSQFAQPANPQNSIPVKTSFSVAGANRISFGKHNSETLSYSDLVGDMSSLAQANSIMDKVPISASLLNRPGDDFLTSGSGMAKSNEDTTLFVDTDGIVEDKLTRGKVQGTLQEKDGSLTKPKTAKSYLLNPMTDHSAPMNNLENLEGSITKTPTQLHAFPLDASRENTLYSIDSTYTEYDPFIPKEHPTAKMSFDAISTSLGSPSLGKKFPVTSAATLLTEDSPPTPTIDITRNITETTIFPMVDNTTPTVQIAITSGGHVTPVDGSTSESDLVTTTVNLMTTLGNFISSVADKLTHLKEIPRPEFNTKQHSIEAPTADVGVSALTNTASTHSVDAIPHPKEEVISVSESLDSVSKDAFLMNDATDWANEVSDFKGHALQKGEITEEKIRLSVADLTNSEEEDTTTSETTNSIEEDTADENRFWMEGNPEDELNATVLVLDASKTKNYSASLASETKNTWEDKNIVKAFFAKLVGVPTPTSVTNVTDSLPGNPTSGHHADPGQDSTMEVDAIKLENDASNPLNAVENNISN